One genomic segment of Pelagerythrobacter marensis includes these proteins:
- a CDS encoding type II secretion system F family protein: MNIIQLLLVGCGIMALMVIGYMLVAGPSAAKESQRRIDALRYRHSDSTDAKMESQLKKAIASRKPTVHKLAGSSSRIDALALRLDRTGKKWTVTQYFYTSLGLALGVAVIVYLRSGAPVLSLGLGLLLGAGIPHLAVGHLIKKRTNAFNARFPDAIELLVRGLRSGLPVTETLQVVAQEVPGPVGIEFKGVVERIKIGRSMEEALQETADRLAIAEFNFFCIALAIQRETGGNLAETLSNLADVLRKRSQMKLKIRAMSSESKASAYIVGALPFLVFGMIWWINPEYVGGFFEDERLIVTGLGGLVWMSIGGFIMAKMVSFEI, encoded by the coding sequence ATGAATATCATCCAGCTTCTGCTGGTCGGATGCGGGATCATGGCCCTGATGGTCATCGGCTACATGCTGGTGGCGGGCCCTTCCGCCGCAAAAGAGTCGCAGCGGCGCATTGATGCCCTGCGCTACCGCCATTCCGACAGCACCGATGCCAAGATGGAATCGCAGCTGAAGAAGGCAATCGCTTCGCGAAAGCCGACCGTTCACAAGCTGGCCGGGTCTTCCTCCCGGATCGACGCGCTCGCCCTGCGGCTCGATCGCACGGGCAAGAAATGGACGGTTACCCAGTATTTCTACACCTCGCTGGGGCTGGCGCTGGGCGTTGCGGTGATCGTCTACCTTCGGTCCGGCGCGCCTGTGCTTTCGCTCGGTCTGGGCCTGCTGCTCGGCGCGGGTATTCCCCACCTCGCCGTGGGTCATTTGATCAAGAAGCGTACCAATGCGTTCAACGCGCGTTTCCCCGATGCCATCGAACTGCTCGTTCGCGGCTTGCGTTCCGGCCTGCCGGTGACCGAAACCCTGCAGGTTGTGGCACAGGAAGTGCCCGGCCCGGTCGGGATCGAATTCAAGGGCGTTGTCGAACGGATCAAGATCGGCCGGTCGATGGAAGAGGCATTGCAGGAAACCGCGGATCGTCTGGCGATCGCGGAATTCAACTTCTTCTGCATTGCGCTGGCGATCCAGCGCGAAACGGGCGGCAACCTGGCCGAAACGCTGTCGAACCTTGCCGACGTTCTGCGCAAGCGTTCCCAGATGAAGCTCAAGATCCGCGCGATGAGCTCGGAATCGAAAGCTTCGGCCTATATCGTCGGCGCGTTGCCGTTCCTTGTCTTCGGCATGATCTGGTGGATCAATCCCGAATATGTCGGAGGCTTCTTCGAAGACGAGCGGCTGATCGTTACCGGTCTGGGCGGTCTGGTGTGGATGTCCATCGGCGGCTTCATCATGGCCAAGATGGTCAGCTTCGAGATCTGA